CGGCGGCGGAGGAAGTCGCAGAGGTGGCTCGCCTCCTGCCGGATCTGATCGAACTCGCGGCCGGCACCGGCGGCGCTCTCCGCCCGCGCCGCGAGCCGGACCAACCGGATCCCCAGCTCGTCGAGGCAGGAATCCACCTGCCGCTGGTCGTAGCCGGTCTCAACGACGGAGAACCTCATACTGTCGCCCCCCAGGCAGCTGGTGTTACTTCCCCACCTGCCGATCCTGAGGGGTGACGCCGACTCGCGCGGCCGTTCCCGCAAATTGTTCAGCATCCGCGCGCCGGCGCTACCAGCCGGCAGCTCAGGAGTGCTTGGGGAGCACGACCACGCGGCCGAAGAACTCGTCGATCCGGCGCACCACGTCGTTGAAGTCGTCCAGGTCGATCGGCTTCGTCACGTACGCGTTGGCCTGGAGGGTGTAGCTGCCGAGGATGTCGGTGTCGGCGTTGGAGGTGGTGAGCACGACGATCGGGATGGTCCGCAGGTCCTCGTCCCGCTTGACCTCGCCGAGCACCTGCCGCCCGTCCATCCGCGGCATGTTCAGGTCGAGCAGGATGACGTCCGGCCGCTGGGCCTCGCGGTGCCGGCCCTCCCGCCGGAGGAACTCGATCGCCTCCTGGCCGTCGCCGACCACGTCGATCACCTTGTCGACGTCGGAGTCCGCGAGGGCCTCCTCGATCATCAGGACGTCACCCGGGTCGTCGTCCACCACGAGGATACGAACGGGGCTCGGGGTGCGTGGGCCCATCAGGATTACCTGCTTCGTGTCGAGGGCGGAGCCGGACGCCACGATCGGCTCCCGGCCCGGGGAATCTAGCCGATCAGAGGCCCGCGGAGGAGGCCGGGTCGGGCGCGTCGGCCTCGTATCGGAGGAGGTCGGCGAGCCCGGTTATCTGGAGCACCCGGGCGACCCGGCCGGTCGCCCCGGTGACCCGGAGCCAGCCGTCGTCGGCGGCGAGCAGGTTGTCCCCTCGGACGAAGGCCGCGATGCCGGTCGAGTCGCAGAAGGTCAGCTGGCTGAGGTCCAGCAGCAGCTGCCGGCGGCCCTCGGCGATCAGCCGGTCGATGGCGTCGTTGAGCTGCGGAGCGGTGCTCAGGTCGAGCTCGCCGGCAAGCTGGAGGCAGGCGTCGCCCTCGTCCCGCTGGGCGTACGTGACGGCGAACGCCACCGTGGCCCCCCTCGCTCCCACCACAAGCGGGACGCTTGCAGTTCAGCAAGTATACGCGGATTCCCCCGCCGAGCCTGAATCCAGGCCGGTCACTGGGTCGGCTTCGCCCCCGACCCGGCGACCAGCACCCGGGCCCGCTCCAGGAAGCCCCCCGCCCGGGGAAAGTCGCGCAGCTGCTGTCCATAGTGATCGAGGGTGAGCCCGACCGCGCGCGCCGGGACGTGCCGGCTGGTCAGGATCTCCACCAGCCACTCGGTGAACTCGGTGAACAGCGTCTCGTCGTCGACGTAGAGCGCGGCAGCCAGGAAGTCGACGATGTAGCCGAGGTCGCTGACGGTCGAGTCGAGCTGCGCCGGGGTGTAGTCGCGCACGGCCGGCACCCGCTCGCGCAGGTCGGCGAGCGCGCTGTCGATCAGCTCGCCGCGCCGCTTGACCAGGCTGGCGTACTCGTCGTCGGCCAGGTGGTCCAGCCGGGCGGGCGGCACGGCGTGCAGGGCCCGCTCGTCGGCGACGAGGTCGGCCGCGGCCGGCGCCGCCGGGGCCCACGGCACCCCGAGCAGCCGGGCCCAGCGCCCGTCGTCGCCGAAGCCCCGCCCACCGACCAGCACCGGCACGTCGGAACGGCGGCACGCCTCGATCATCCGGTGCGCGTACGGCAGGCGCATCGGCAGCGCGCAGGCCAGGGCGACCGCGTGCGCGTCGTACCGGTGCAGGTAGGAAACCAGGTGGGCGGCGGGGACGCTGGCCCCGAGGAAGGTGACCTGCCAGCCGCGCAGCCGCAGCACCTCGGCCACCAGCCGGGCCGGCAGCGCGTGCCACTCGCCGTCCATGCAGGCCACCACGATCCGGCCCCGGGTAGGCCGCGGATCGGCGTACGCGGCGACGGCCGCCACCACCCGCTCGCTGATGTGGGTGGCCGCGTGCTCCTGGGCCACGCTCCACTCGTTGCGCGCCCACCGCTCCCCCACCTCGGCCTGCGCCGGGGCGACCAGCTCCAGCAGCACCCGCTCGGCCGGCACCCCGGCCGCCAGCAACGCGGTGGCCACCTCGACCGCGGCGTACTCGTCGGCCTCCTCCAGGCACTCCAGATAGCCCGGGTAGGCGGCTGCCGGGTCGGCGGCCAGGGTCCTCGCGGTCACGCGCGGGCTCCTCTCGTCTCCTGGGCGCCGGCCGGGCCGGGCACCGCGTGCAGATGTCGGGCCGGCCTGGTCGCCGAGCCGGTCGCCCGCAGGGCGAGCACTGCGATGTCGTCGTGGTCGCCGTGGGCCAGCCAGTCACAGGTCACCTGCTCGACCCGCTCGGCCAGCGCCGGGGCCGGCATCCGGTGACAGCCGGTGATCGCGTTCAGCAGCCGGTCGGCGCCGAACTGCTCGTCGCCGCGCCGCCCGCCCCGCGCCTCGGTCACCCCGTCGCTGTAGAGCAGGCACGTCTCGCCGGGCGCCAGCCGCACGGTGACCTCGCCGATGCGGGGATCCGGCACCACGCCGATCAGCATGCCGCTCAGCGGCACCGCCTCGACCTCACCGGACTCGCGCAGCACCAGCGGCGGAAGGTGCCCGCCGCCGGCCATGGTCAGGGCGAGGCTGCCGTCCCGGTGCGGGCGCACCACACCGAGCACCATGGTGGCGAAGCGCCCCTGCCCGTGCGCCTGGGTGGTCTCCAGCAGCGCGTCGTTGAGCAGCTTCAACAGCCGCGCCGGTTGGGACTCGACCCGGTGCAGCGCCTGCAGGCACTGGCGGAGCTGGCCGGTGAAGACGGCCGCTTCGACGCCCTTGCCGGACACGTCACCGAGGAAGAAGACCGAGCCGCCGTCGCCCAGCCGGTGCGACCCGTAGAAGTCGCCGCCGATCCGCAGCCCCGCCTGCGCCGGCCGGTACGCCGTGCCCCACTGCACGCCGGCCGCCGCCGCCGGTTCGACGGGCAGGAGGCTGGCCTGGAGAGTGTCGGCGACCTCCGCCTGGTCGCGGTAGAGGACCGCGGTGGTCAGCGCGGCGCCGGCCCGGGCCGCGAAGGCGCGGAGCAGGTCGACGTCGGCCTCGTCGTACCAGCGGGAGGAGCGGCGGGCGACCAGCAGCACGCCCGCCGGATCGTCCCGGCCCGGCAGCGGCACCACCCGGGCGGTCGTCTCGGCCGCCGCCAGCCCGGGCAGCCAGCCCGCCTCGATGGCCTGCTCGACCAGCCAGTCCACCGCGTGCGGCTCGGCGCCGGCGAGCCCTTCCTGGATCGCGGCGGGCAGGGCCGTGGCGGCGAGCACCCCACCGTCCACGGCCGACGCGCCGTCGTCCGCGCGGGCGGCCCGCCACCAGCGGGCCCGTCCCGAGCGGGGGGCCAGCACCAGCACGGCGACGTCCGCCGTGGTCGGCACCGCGAGGCGGACCACCGCGGCGGCGGCCCGGTCGGGGTGCAGCGGGTTGCCCAGCTTCTCGCCGACCACGGCGAGGAACGCCGAGCGGGCCCGCTCGGCGAGCAGCGCGTCGGCCCGGGTCACGCTCTCCGTGACGTCCTCGACGTACCAGCACCGGCGCCCCTTGGACAGCGGCACCTGACGCACCCGGAGCCGGCGGTCGTGGTGGGTGAACTCGGCCGGCTCGTCCCCGGTCAGCGCGTCCACGCCGGCGGCGGCGAGCACCTCGCCGGGCACCACCTCGGGGATCAGCCGCTCCGCGACGGGGCTCAGGTGACGGACCACCCCGTCGACGTCGTGGACGATCAGGCCCTCGCGGAAGTGCTCCACCACCTCAGACCAGTCGGGGCTGGCGAGACCGCGGTCCGGGGCGAGCGGCGGCAGGGCGGCTGCCGACGGAACGCCGGCGGACCACGCTGGAGCCCGTGCGGTACTCGGCGTGGCGATCCGTCCGTCGCCCGGGTCAGAATCCCTGACGTCGGCAGCAGTCACCAGCTAAGCCCCACTCCTTCTCGATACCCTCGGTCCACCGGAAACGGTGCGTGTGGTCAGATCTCTTCGCCCCACCCTACGCCGGTATGCAGGCACCGCCACCCGCGGCGAGCGGCGGCTCGCCCTGCCCGGCGCCACCGAGCGGGGCGGTTCGGGGGTTGTTACGATCCGGACAACCCTGTCCAACCGGCAGGCTGCGGAAAGGCGTGATGGTGGTATCTCAACGGAGAAGGCCGGACGCGACGCCGTTGAGCATCTTCGTGGACCGGTCCGATCCCGCGGCCCCGGCCATCCGGGTCGGCGGCGACCTCGCGTTCACCACCGCCGCTCCGCTGCGCACCGAGATCGACCTGCTGCTGGCCGACGGCCCGGCCATGCTCGTGCTGAACTTCGCCGACCTGCTGTTCATCGACAGCACCGGCCTGTCGGTGATCGTGCACGCCTGGCGCGAGGCGCAGCACGGCGGCACCGCGATCGAGCTGCGGGAATGCCCGCGCTTCCTGACGAGCATCCTCGACATGACCGGCGTCACCGGTCTGTTGGCCCGCCCGAAACACAACGGCCGCCCGGGGCTGCCCGCCGCCCGACCGTTGGGCGGATCGGCCTCGGCCTGACGACCCCGGGGTCTTCCCCATGGCGCAAGACTGGGAACATGGAGCCATGCCCTCCGAGCTGTTGACCATCCAGGTGGACCGGCTCGACGCCGGGCGGGCCCGACTGCGGCTGACGGGGGAGCTGGACTTCGACACCGCGCCGGACCTCATCGCCGCCGCCGCCGAGCTGCGCCGGGACGGCTACCAGGAGCTGCTGCTCGACTTCGACGGCGTGGCCCTGTGCGACTCCTCCGGGCTGAGCGCGCTGGTGGTGATCCACCGCGCGGGCACCCGCCCGATCCAGCTCACCGCCATGAACCCGCAGGTCCAGCAGTTGCTCGCCCGCACCGGGCTGGCTGAGCTGCTGGCGGCGCCGCCCCGCGCAGCGACCGACGGCACCCGCGAGGTCGGCTGACCCGCCTTCGGCGGGCAAGGGGTGGCCCCCGACCCTGGGACCAGGGGCCGGGGGCCGGGGAGGGTGGCTCAGGCGGCGGGCACGGGCTGCAGGCGCGGGCCGAAGTCCCGCAGCTGCCCCACCGTCGGCGGCTCGGCGTCCGCCGGCCTGCCGGAATCGGGCATCTGGAAGAGATAGCGGACGAACTCCCCACCCGCCTCGTTGTCGTCCGCTCCGGGCCACTGCCCCACGCAGTCGACACCGACGACCTCACGGCCGGTGCCGTCGGACTCCTCCACCAGGGCCCACAGCGTCACCTGGTAGGAGCGGGTGGTCTCGGGGTCGACCTGCCACCGCGCGTACCAGCCGGGTCGGGCGGGGACGATCTCGACGATCTTCTTCATGGCGACCTTCCCTTCCGCGTGCGCCGGAAGTCTCCGGGTCCACTCCGATGGTGGAGGGCCGCCGGGTGAGCGCCCCTCACCCGCAGCGAATGAAGCTCGCCCGCCGCCGACGGCACCGTTTCCTTCCCGGTAGCGCCGGGAAGGCCAGCCGCGGAAGGCGCAACCGACGAGGAACGAGGTGCGACGATGCGCAAGCAGATGGAGGGCGACAACCAACGCCGCCGGACCCTGGCCCGGGAGGCCCGGGAACGCGGTCGACGCCCGAGCCAGACCGGCGCCAGCCTGAGCGCGTCCAAGCAGGTCACCTCGCTGGACCAGCGCGAACGGTCCGGCCCGCCGCCGGCCGGGCGGCACAAGCCGGACACCACGCGCGGCGGTCCCGCACCACCGCCGGCCGGCGTGCCGGAACGCCCGCGGCCGCTGCCCGACCAAGGCCGCGGACGGGTGACCACCCTGGGCTACCGGGATCTCGTCGACGACGTCAGCCGGCGGGCCGGGGTCGACTTCTCCACCGCCAAGGTGGCGGCGGAGGCGACCGTCCTCGCGCTGGCCTGGGCGCTCGACGAGGCCGAGCGCGAACGGCTGCTCGAGGCGATGCCGATGAAGCTGCACGACGTGGTGCCGGTGGACGGCATCGAGCGCCGCCGCGACCTGCCCGGCTTCCTGGCCGAGGTGGGCCGACGCAGCCGGCTCACCCCGGAACAGGCGCGGTACCAGGCCGAGGCGACGCTCGCCGCGTTGGCCGACGCCGACGGCGAGCTGGTCGAGTCGCTGCGCGTACCGGACGGCCTGCGGGACCTGCTCGCACCGCCGGAGCCCGGCGGTGGCCTGGTGGGCCCGACGTCCGCCACCGCGCCGCTGAACGACGCGGAGCTGCGCGACGCGCTCGCCCGGCTGGTGTACTGGTCCAGCGACCGGCAGTCGCTGGTGCGCACCATCGAGCTGCCGGCCGGGAACCTGGACCGGGTGCTCGACCGCCTCGACCTGCTCAAGCTCGAGGTCGGGCGAGGCCCGCTGATCGGCCGGCCGGAACCGGACAGCGCGGTGATCACCGTACGCACCCAGCAGGTCGACGGGGTGACCGCGCTGGACGTGGATCTCGCCGGGCGGGTCGACGACGCGATCGACGAGGTGGGCGCCGGCATGAACTTCGGCTGAGCCGCCCCGGGGCCGGCGGGCGCCCCGCCCGCCGGCCCGCCGCGGTACGGGTAGCGTTGGCGGCCGTGAGCGGCACGGACCTGGAGATCGTCGTGGACCGGGCCCGGCCGACCGGGCGCACCCTGCTCGCCGCCGGGGTCGAACAGTCCTACGTCGACGTCGCCGACCCCCGATACCTGCACTTCGAGTACGTCCGACGGATGGCCGCGGTGATCGACCTGGCCGCCCCGCGCCGCCGGCCGCTCACCGCCCTGCACCTGGGCGGCGGGGCGCTCACCCTGCCCCGCTGGCTGGCCACCACCCGTCCCGGCTCCCCCCAGCGGGTCGTGGAGCGGGACCCTGCCGTGGTCGAGCTGGTCGCCCGCCAACTGGCCCCGGTGCCGCCCGAGGTCGTCGTGACGGTCGGCGACGCCCGGGACGCGGTAACCACCGCGGCAGCCGACGCGTACGACCTGGTGCTCGCCGACGTCTACCGGGCGGCCCGGATGCCCCGGCACGTGGCCAGCGTCGAGTTCGTCGCCGCGGTGGCCCGGGTGCTCCGCCCGGACGGCATCTACCTGGTCAACGTCACCGACCTACCGCCGCTGGTCTTCTCCCGTACCCAGGTGGCGGCGCTGCGCGCCGTCTTCGCCGACGTCTGCCTGATCGCCGACCGGCGGATGCTGCGCGGCCGGCGGTACGGCAACCTGGTGCTCGCCGCCGCCCACCGCCCCGACCGGCTGCCGGTACGCCGGCTGGTCGCCCGCGCGGCGGGCGACCCGGTGCCCGGCGGTGTGCTGCACGGATCGACCCTGGACGCGTTCGTCGGCGGCACCCGCCCGGCCACCGACGCCGACCTCGCCGACGGCTGACCGGACGCCCAGCGTTTCCGCCCCGCCGCGACGGGTAGCCGCGCCGGATGAGCCACGCCGACGACCGGGCGACCGCCCGGCGGGCGCTGATCGTCATCGGTCTGGTGCTGGCCACCGCGGTGGCGCTGGGGCTGGTTTGGGCGACCCGGCGGGTGCTGGTCCTGGTGATCGTGGCGGCGTTCTTCGCGGTCGCCCTGAAACCCCTGGTGGACCAGGTGGAGCGTCGGTTCGTCCGGCGCCGGGCGCTGGCCACCCTGCTGGTCTTCGCGGTGGCCTTCGTGCTGGTCTCCGCGCTGGCCGCGATGATCCTGCTGCCGCTGGTGGACGAGATCACCCGGTTCGCCGACCGGGCGCCGGAACTGCTGCGCGAGGCCCGCGCCGGCCGGGGATCGGTCGGGAAGCTGCTGCACCGGTTCCACCTCGAGCGGTACGCCAACGTCGCGGAGCTCCCGCGCTACGGCGCCCGGCTCAGCCAGCCGGCCCTCGGGGTGCTCCGCGGCCTGCTGGAGACCGTCGTCGCGCTGGTCACCGTGGTGGTTCTGGCGTACCTGATGGTGTTGGAGGCGCCCAGGATCATCGCCGGCACGCTGGCCCTGGCCGGCGACGGCACGGCGGAGCGGCTCCGCCGCATCGGTCGCGGCTCCTCCCGCGCGATCACCGGCTACCTCACCGGCAACCTCCTGATCAGCCTGATCCTGGGCGGGCTGACCTTCCTGCTGCTCTTCCTCCTCGGCGTGCCCTTCGCGGCGGTGATCGCCCTGCTGGTCGCCATCGCGGACCTGATTCCGCTGGTCGGAGCGACCCTGGGGGCGATCATCGCGGCCGGGGCGGGCTTCCTGCACTCCCCCACCACCGGCGGCGTCGTGCTGGTGTCCTTCGTGATCTACCAGCAGATCGAGAACCACCTGCTGGCCCCGGTCATCATGTCCCGCGCCGTCCGGCTGAACCCGCTGACCGTGCTGGTCAGCGCGCTGCTCGCCGCCGAGCTGGCCGGCCTGCTGGGCGCCCTGCTGGCCATCCCGGCGGCCGGCATCGCGCAGATCCTGCTGCGGGAGTTCCTTCCTCGCGGCCGGCGGGCCGTGCCGGCCCCCGAGCCGGCCCGGTCGCCCCGCGACGCGGCCGGCGGCGAGAGCCCCGGGATCGGGGATCCACCGCCGGCCAACGGCTGAACGGGGTCAGCCGCGGCGGACCACCTCGGGTGACTCGCTCTCCAGCGGCACGGCGTTCGCCGGCACCAGCCCGAGCTGCACCGCCGGCCGGGGCGTGCTGGCGTCCAGCAGCCAGTCCGCGCCGACCCGCGCCCGGTTTCCGGGCATGGCCAGCAGGTGGTATCCGCGGGTGACGGTCTTCGCCGGCAGGCCGGACAGCGGCACGTTCAGCGGGTTCGCCGCCGCGTCCTTGCCGCCCAGGTCCACCACCCAGCCCAGCTCGTGGTGCTTGTACGGCTTCCGGACGCCCTGCCCGTACGAGGCGGCGATGTTGCGGGCCGCCAGCTTGCCCTGTCGCTGCGCGTGCTGCGCGGTCATCGCGCAGACCTGGCCGGGCCGGGTGGGGTCGGGCACCGCCGCCGCGTCGCCGCAGGCGAACACCTCGGGATGGCCGGGGACGTTGAGGTACTCGTCGACCACCAGCCGGCCCCGCTCCGTCCGCAGCCCCAGCTCCGCGACGAACGGGTCGGGGCGTACCCCGACGCACCAGACCAGGCTGCAGGTCGGCACGTACTCGCCGTCGGTGAGCATTACCCCGTCCGGCGTGGCCTCGGAGACCGAGGTGCCCATCCGTACGTCTACCCCGCGCCGGCGGAGCACCCGGTCGGCCGTCGTCGACATCCGCTGGCCCAGCTCGGGCAGCACGCGCGGGGCCACGTCCAGCAGCATCCAGCGGGGGCGGACCTTCAGGTGCGGCCGCTGGGCCAGCAGCCGGTCCGTGAAGAGCTGGCCGTGCGCGGCGACCTCGGTGCCGGTGTAGCCGGCGCCCACCACCACGAAGGTGGTGCGCGCGCGCTGCTCGGCCGGATCGTCGGTGAGCTCGGCCAGCTCGATCTGACGCACCACGTGGTCGTGCAGGAAGAGCGCCTCGGGCAGACCGCGGAAGCCGTGCGCGTACTCGGTCACCCCGGGAATGGGCAGCAGCTTGTTGACGCTGCCGACGGAGAGCACCAGCCGGTCGTACGCGAGCTGGCCCTGGTCGCCCTCCTGGGAGCGGTAGCCGACCCACCGGTTCTGCAGGTCCACCCGGTCCGCCTCGCCGATCACCACCCGCACGCCGTTGAGGGTGCCGGCCAGCGGCACGGAGATCCGGGTCGGCTCGACCACCCCGGCGGCGACCTCGGGCAGCAGCGGCAGGTAGAGAAAGTAGTCGGTCGTGTTCAGCAGCACGATCTCCGCACGCTTGCCGGCCAGCCGGTTCAACGTCTTCGCCGCGTGGTATCCGGCGAACCCGGCCCCCACGATCACCACACGAGGTTTCGTCATTGCGGCCCCGTTCCCATCGCCGCCGCGGACAAACGTGGCCGACCAGTCAGTCCGCGGAAAGCCGGACGTACCCCCGCCGGCCCACCGCCTCAAGGTCCCAGCACTGCCCGAAGGCCCGGATCCGGCCGGCGGCGATCCGGCCGACCTACGGCGGGATGTCCGGGTCGAGGACCAGCCGGCCGTCGACCGGGTTGAGGTGTGGGGTCGGCCGGAGTCGGACGGGGTCCCATTCCGTCACCGTAGGAAGCACGCCCACCCGCCGTCATCACCCGCTCCGGGTGAAACCTTCCATCCACCCTCCACGATATAGACATTCACCGTGGTCCCGGCGAGGATGCCCAGATGGGAACCCACGAGACCGCCGAGGGCCGACCCACGAGGCCGACCCGGCGCACCTTCCTGACCGCTTCCGCCGCCGCCACCGCCGCCACCATCGCCGCGCCCCTCGCCGCCAGGCCGGCCGCCGCCGAGGAGACCGTCGCCCCGCCGGGCCCCGGCCACCCGATCACCCCGCAGCCGCCGGACCCCGAACTGTCCGCGCTGCTGCGCGAGGTCGACCGCGACCGGATCGAGGCCACCGTGCGCCGGTTGGCCGCGTTCGGCACCCGGCACACCCTGTCCAGCCAGGACGACCCGGTCCGGGGCATCGGTGCCGCGCGGGACTGGATCTTCGCGCAGCTCTCCGCGTACGCCGCCGCCTCCGGCGGCCGGATGACGGTCGAACTCCAGTCGTACGTCCAGCAGCCCGCCTCCCGGATCCCCACCGCCACCCGGATCACCAACGTGGTGGCCACCCTGCACGGCGATTCGACACCGAACCGGGTCTACGTGATCACCGGCCACTACGACTCCCGCTGCACCGACGTGATGGACGCGGTCAGCGACGCCCCCGGGGCCGACGACGACGCCTCCGGCGTGGCGGTGGTCATGGAACTGGCCCGGGTGATGGCCACCCGGCGCACCGAGGCGACCATCGTCTTCGCCGCCGTCGCCGGCGAGGAGCAGAACCTGTACGGCTCGACGTACCTGGCGGGCCAGCTCAAGGCGGCCGGTGTGGACGTGCAGGGCATGTTCAGCAACGACATCGTCGGCAGTTGCACCGCCGACGACGGCACCCGGGACCCGCGCAGCGTCCGGCTTTTCGCCGAGGGCGTGCCGACGGCGGAGACCCCCGCCGAGGCGAGCACCCGGCAGTCGGTCGGCGGCGAGAACGACTCCCCGTCCCGGCAGCTCGCCCGTTTCGTCAGCGACGTGGCCGAGAACGGGGCGACCCAGATGCGGGTGCGGGTGATCTACCGCCGGGACCGCTACCTGCGCGGCAGCGACCACATCTCGTTCCTGCGGCAGGGCTGGCCGGCCGGGCGGTTCACCGAGCCGAACGAGGACTTCGCCCACCAGCACCAGGACGTCCGGGCGGTCGACGGGGTGCAGTACGGCGACCTGCCGGAGTTCTGCGACTTCGACTACATCACCCGGGTGGCCCGGGTGAACGGGGCGACGCTCTGGTCCCTGGCCCAGGCGCCCGGCACCCCCAAGGGCGTCATCGTCGTCACCACCAACCTGACCAACGACACCGCCCTGCGCTGGCAGCGCGGGACCGAGCCGGACCTCGCCGGCTACGAGGTGGTGTGGCGGGAGACCACCGCGCCCGAGTGGCAGAAGGTGCTCCCGGTCGGGGACGTCACGGAGGTGACGATCGACCTGTCCAAGGACAACGTCTTCTTCGGCGTACGCGCGGTGGACCGGCAGGGGCACCGCAGCCCGGTGGCCTTCCCGAAACCCGGCAGCTGACCCGGCCGGCTCACCCCGACCGGGTGGGGTCGCCTCACCCGGTCGGGACGGAGGGTGGTGGGACCGCGAGAGTCGAAGGAGGAAACGACATGGCGGTCCGCACCACCGTACGTCCCGCGCCCGAGGACGTGATCCCGATCCACCCCGCGTACGGCTACCGGATGCGGCGACAACGGCACCCGGTGGGCGTACGCGGCGGACCCCGGCCCGCCCCCGGCGGACCCTGGTTGGACGACAGCGCACGGCACCAGGTGCGCGCCCGCTACGAGTTGCGGGACCGGCAGCTGGCCCGGGCGCTGGTGGCGGCCGTCAGCCAACCCGGTGACTCGGCGGAGAACCTGGCCGGCCAGTTGGAGCAGCGGATGGACGCGCTGGTGCACCGCGCCGGCTTCGCCCGCTCCATCGACCAGGCCCGGGATTTGATCGCCCACAACACGTACACGGTCGACGGTGGCAAGGTCAACCGGTCCTCTTACCTGGTTCGTCCCGGGCAGACCATCCAGGTTCGCCCGGAGCGGCAGTGCCGCGCCCCGGTCGCGGTCGCCATGGCCGGTCACGTCGAGGGCGACGTCCCGCCGTACCTGGACGTGCGGCCGGACCGTGGCACCGCGACGCTGACCCGGGAGCCGCAGCGCCAGGAGGTGCCGGCGCTGCGGGACGTCGCGCTCGCCGTCCAGTCAATCGGAGGGAGCCCGCTATGAGCATCCTGCCGCCCGACCAGCGCATCTCCAACTACCACCAGCAGCGGGGCAGCCCGCGGCTCACACCCAGGCAGCGCCGGCGCGTCGAGCACAAGCAGGCGAAGCTGCAGCGGCTGACCGGGCAGCGCCCGCAGGCCCGGGGGCCTGGACGCTGAGTCGACGACAACGGTGGCGGTCGCCGCGAGGGCGGCCGCCACCGCGCGCTCAGCCCTGCCCGGGCGCCGGGGCGGTGATCGCCCACCGTTCGTGGTCCCGCCACGCGCCGTCGATGAACAGGTAGTCCGGGGAGAAGCCCTCCAGCCGGAAACCGAGCCGCTCGGCCAGCCGCTTGGACGGCTCGTTGCCGGGCTGGATGTTCGCCTCCAGCCGGTGCAGCCCGAGCGCGGTGAAGGCGTGCGCGATGACCAGGCGGACGCCGGCCGAGGCGTGTCCGGTGCCGGCGTACGGCAGGAAGGCGGCGTAGCCGAGGTAGCCGCCGCGCAGGGCGCCCATGACGATGCCGCTGATGTTCGCGTAGCCGGCGATCTCCCCGGTGGCCCGGTCGCAGAACAGGTACCCCGGGCTGGCCCGTCCCCGGATCTTGCGCAGGTACGCGGCGTACTTCTCCGGGTCGTCCGGGGCGGCGAGCCACGGGTGGTGCAGTT
This sequence is a window from Micromonospora sp. NBRC 110009. Protein-coding genes within it:
- a CDS encoding response regulator, translating into MGPRTPSPVRILVVDDDPGDVLMIEEALADSDVDKVIDVVGDGQEAIEFLRREGRHREAQRPDVILLDLNMPRMDGRQVLGEVKRDEDLRTIPIVVLTTSNADTDILGSYTLQANAYVTKPIDLDDFNDVVRRIDEFFGRVVVLPKHS
- a CDS encoding STAS domain-containing protein, which gives rise to MAFAVTYAQRDEGDACLQLAGELDLSTAPQLNDAIDRLIAEGRRQLLLDLSQLTFCDSTGIAAFVRGDNLLAADDGWLRVTGATGRVARVLQITGLADLLRYEADAPDPASSAGL
- a CDS encoding cobalamin B12-binding domain-containing protein gives rise to the protein MTARTLAADPAAAYPGYLECLEEADEYAAVEVATALLAAGVPAERVLLELVAPAQAEVGERWARNEWSVAQEHAATHISERVVAAVAAYADPRPTRGRIVVACMDGEWHALPARLVAEVLRLRGWQVTFLGASVPAAHLVSYLHRYDAHAVALACALPMRLPYAHRMIEACRRSDVPVLVGGRGFGDDGRWARLLGVPWAPAAPAAADLVADERALHAVPPARLDHLADDEYASLVKRRGELIDSALADLRERVPAVRDYTPAQLDSTVSDLGYIVDFLAAALYVDDETLFTEFTEWLVEILTSRHVPARAVGLTLDHYGQQLRDFPRAGGFLERARVLVAGSGAKPTQ
- a CDS encoding PP2C family protein-serine/threonine phosphatase, with the protein product MTAADVRDSDPGDGRIATPSTARAPAWSAGVPSAAALPPLAPDRGLASPDWSEVVEHFREGLIVHDVDGVVRHLSPVAERLIPEVVPGEVLAAAGVDALTGDEPAEFTHHDRRLRVRQVPLSKGRRCWYVEDVTESVTRADALLAERARSAFLAVVGEKLGNPLHPDRAAAAVVRLAVPTTADVAVLVLAPRSGRARWWRAARADDGASAVDGGVLAATALPAAIQEGLAGAEPHAVDWLVEQAIEAGWLPGLAAAETTARVVPLPGRDDPAGVLLVARRSSRWYDEADVDLLRAFAARAGAALTTAVLYRDQAEVADTLQASLLPVEPAAAAGVQWGTAYRPAQAGLRIGGDFYGSHRLGDGGSVFFLGDVSGKGVEAAVFTGQLRQCLQALHRVESQPARLLKLLNDALLETTQAHGQGRFATMVLGVVRPHRDGSLALTMAGGGHLPPLVLRESGEVEAVPLSGMLIGVVPDPRIGEVTVRLAPGETCLLYSDGVTEARGGRRGDEQFGADRLLNAITGCHRMPAPALAERVEQVTCDWLAHGDHDDIAVLALRATGSATRPARHLHAVPGPAGAQETRGARA
- a CDS encoding STAS domain-containing protein; protein product: MSIFVDRSDPAAPAIRVGGDLAFTTAAPLRTEIDLLLADGPAMLVLNFADLLFIDSTGLSVIVHAWREAQHGGTAIELRECPRFLTSILDMTGVTGLLARPKHNGRPGLPAARPLGGSASA
- a CDS encoding STAS domain-containing protein; the protein is MPSELLTIQVDRLDAGRARLRLTGELDFDTAPDLIAAAAELRRDGYQELLLDFDGVALCDSSGLSALVVIHRAGTRPIQLTAMNPQVQQLLARTGLAELLAAPPRAATDGTREVG
- a CDS encoding DUF2267 domain-containing protein produces the protein MRKQMEGDNQRRRTLAREARERGRRPSQTGASLSASKQVTSLDQRERSGPPPAGRHKPDTTRGGPAPPPAGVPERPRPLPDQGRGRVTTLGYRDLVDDVSRRAGVDFSTAKVAAEATVLALAWALDEAERERLLEAMPMKLHDVVPVDGIERRRDLPGFLAEVGRRSRLTPEQARYQAEATLAALADADGELVESLRVPDGLRDLLAPPEPGGGLVGPTSATAPLNDAELRDALARLVYWSSDRQSLVRTIELPAGNLDRVLDRLDLLKLEVGRGPLIGRPEPDSAVITVRTQQVDGVTALDVDLAGRVDDAIDEVGAGMNFG
- a CDS encoding spermidine synthase codes for the protein MSGTDLEIVVDRARPTGRTLLAAGVEQSYVDVADPRYLHFEYVRRMAAVIDLAAPRRRPLTALHLGGGALTLPRWLATTRPGSPQRVVERDPAVVELVARQLAPVPPEVVVTVGDARDAVTTAAADAYDLVLADVYRAARMPRHVASVEFVAAVARVLRPDGIYLVNVTDLPPLVFSRTQVAALRAVFADVCLIADRRMLRGRRYGNLVLAAAHRPDRLPVRRLVARAAGDPVPGGVLHGSTLDAFVGGTRPATDADLADG
- a CDS encoding AI-2E family transporter, whose amino-acid sequence is MSHADDRATARRALIVIGLVLATAVALGLVWATRRVLVLVIVAAFFAVALKPLVDQVERRFVRRRALATLLVFAVAFVLVSALAAMILLPLVDEITRFADRAPELLREARAGRGSVGKLLHRFHLERYANVAELPRYGARLSQPALGVLRGLLETVVALVTVVVLAYLMVLEAPRIIAGTLALAGDGTAERLRRIGRGSSRAITGYLTGNLLISLILGGLTFLLLFLLGVPFAAVIALLVAIADLIPLVGATLGAIIAAGAGFLHSPTTGGVVLVSFVIYQQIENHLLAPVIMSRAVRLNPLTVLVSALLAAELAGLLGALLAIPAAGIAQILLREFLPRGRRAVPAPEPARSPRDAAGGESPGIGDPPPANG